From Dasypus novemcinctus isolate mDasNov1 chromosome 19, mDasNov1.1.hap2, whole genome shotgun sequence, a single genomic window includes:
- the LOC101425969 gene encoding LOW QUALITY PROTEIN: zinc finger protein 280A (The sequence of the model RefSeq protein was modified relative to this genomic sequence to represent the inferred CDS: substituted 1 base at 1 genomic stop codon) produces MADLLWEKEQPAPQMKNGKEPKCHNEDAELIFVGVEKANEDADILFVKVISNAKAVISKILNRVTPGSGTKSSKVLMRQNTAHAWQPATHLAPTSKAVSNWPVTPQSTNNTIVMEHLSTTGCYRSPYQVTPENSSDLLLPWPQRPVGAVLSVEGKDESPCDSKRFSCSDVNSSNPKRHKLSDGITGECLSDTPSDIFPAVNADTPPKVGPTSLNHVQIGALSPLSCANDKAHFDVMNTDVANSFERLAKTDFSHITSQTKIIDTKKGNVIMLLCDFYYGQHKGDWQTAQKTHTNFKCVSCLKVLKNVKFMKHVKQHLEHEKERGDSWEIHTTCQHCHRQFPTPYQLQCHIESVHIFQESSSVCKICELSFETDQVLLQHMKDNHKPGEMPYLCRLCNYRSSIFADVEMHFSACHENTENLLCLFCLKIFXKAIAYVNHCWWHWNKRVFQCSKCRLQFLTLKERMVHRTQNHQSFKKPEQLEELPPETKVIIQTSFQPESRTVASITVSITGNK; encoded by the coding sequence atggcagacCTCTTGTGGGAGAAAGAACAGCCAGCAccacagatgaagaatggaaaagaacCCAAATGCCACAATGAAGATGCTGAGCTAATATTTGTTGGGGTGGAAAAGGCAAATGAAGATGCAGACATTCTCTTTGTCAAAGTGATTTCAAATGCCAAAGCTGTCATTTCGAAGATTTTGAACAGAGTTACCCCAGGCTCAGGTACAAAAAGCAGCAAAGTCCTCATGAGGCAAAATACTGCTCATGCATGGCAGCCTGCAACTCATTTGGCCCCAACATCAAAAGCAGTGTCCAACTGGCCAGTTACTCCACAATCAACCAACAATACTATTGTTAtggagcatctgtctaccactgGTTGTTACAGGAGCCCATACCAAGTCACACCTGAAAATTCCTCCGATTTGCTCTTGCCATGGCCTCAGCGTCCAGTTGGAGCTGTTCTTTCTGTAGAAGGCAAGGATGAAAGTCCTTGTGATTCAAAGCGATTTTCCTGTTCTGATGTGAACAGTAGCAACCCCAAAAGGCATAAACTCAGTGATGGAATCACAGGGGAATGTCTTTCAGATACCCCTTCAGATATCTTTCCTGCAGTGAATGCTGATACACCCCCAAAAGTTGGTCCTACCTCATTAAATCATGTTCAAATTGGAGCATTGTCTCCATTGTCATGTGCAAATGACAAGGCACATTTTGACGTTATGAATACAGATGTAGCAAATAGCTTTGAAAGACTGGCAAAAACAGACTTTTCACACATAACAAGTCAGACCAAGATCATTGACACCAAGAAAGGCAATGTGATCATGTTACTTTGTGACTTTTACTATGGGCAACATAAAGGAGACTGGCAAACAGCTCAAAAGACTCACACAAACTTTAAATGTGTCAGCTGCTTGAAGGTTCTAAAAAATGTTAAGTTTATGAAGCATGTGAAGCAACATTTGGAGCATGAGAAGGAGAGGGGTGACAGCTGGGAAATCCACACCACCTGCCAGCACTGCCACCGGCAGTTTCCCACTCCCTACCAGCTGCAGTGTCACATTGAAAGTGTACACATCTTCCAGGAATCCTCCTCTGTTTGTAAAATCTGTGAATTGTCATTTGAAACAGATCAGGTTCTCTTACAACACATGAAGGACAATCATAAACCCGGTGAAATGCCCTACTTGTGTCGGCTTTGCAATTACAGATCATCAATCTTTGCTGATGTGGAAATGCACTTTAGTGCATGCCATGAAAACACTGAaaatttgctgtgtctgttttgtcTGAAGATTTTCTAAAAAGCAATAGCATATGTTAATCACTGTTGGTGGCACTGGAACAAGAGAGTCTTTCAGTGTTCCAAGTGCCGCCTACAGTTTTTAACTTTGAAGGAGAGAATGGTGCACAGAACCCAGAATCATCAATCATTTAAAAAGCCAGAGCAACTGGAAGAGTTGCCACCTGAAACAAAGGTTATTATTCAAACTTCATTTCAGCCAGAATCAAGAACTGTAGCATCCATTACTGTGAGCATCACTGGCAATAAGTAA
- the LOC101426405 gene encoding melanoma antigen preferentially expressed in tumors — protein sequence MNIHAPPSLLELASQSLLRDKALAIAALEDLPMELFPPLFTMAFAGRHREAVKAIVQAWPFTCLPLRALLKEQRLHRETLHAVFDGLDILLALNVRPRRWKLEVLDLRKHAHQNLWSIWSGSRTPGFSLMEPGTAHPMNRRQKVEDSRVEEKQPLAPLEVLLDLYLKEDTPDEFLSYIIKKVKERKEVLYLCCNKLKIFAMPIQNIRKILNVVQLKSIQNVEVNCTWKLSTLGRFAPYLGQMVNLHSLFLSHIHKSSEMSLEKQKQYINQFTSQFFHLHHLRVLHLDSVSFLKGRLDQVLRCLNTPLEILSITNCLLLESDLMHLSLCPMVSQLTSLSLSGVSLTNLSPGPLKVLLETVSATLQLLDLDECGIMDSQFTVLFPALGRCSQLTVLSFSGNPISLAVLENLLTLAVGLSKLSHVQYPAPLESYDDTDGTPHPGRLAQLHARLRQMLQEAGRPSMIWSRANACPRCGDRIFYDPGPLLCPCCMPV from the exons ATGAACATCCACGCCCCACCCAGTCTCCTGGAACTTGCCAGTCAGAGCCTGCTGAGGGATAAGGCATTGGCCATTGCGGCCCTGGAGGACCTGCCTATGGAGCTCTTCCCACCACTGTTCACCATGGCCTTCGCTGGGAGACACCGTGAGGCAGTGAAGGCCATTGTGCAGGCCTGGCCTTTTACCTGCCTCCCACTGAGGGCCCTGTTGAAGGAGCAGCGGCTTCACCGGGAGACCTTGCATGCTGTTTTTGATGGGCTTGATATCCTGCTTGCCCTGAATGTTCGCCCCAG GAGATGGAAACTAGAAGTGCTGGATTTACGTAAGCATGCTCATCAGAACTTATGGAGTATTTGGTCTGGATCCAGGACCCCTGGGTTCTCATTGATGGAGCCAGGGACAGCCCATCCCATGAATAGGAGGCAAAAAGTGGAGGATTCCAGGGTAGAGGAAAAGCAGCCCTTGGCACCCCTGGAGGTGCTTCTGGACCTTTACCTCAAAGAGGACACCCCTGATGAATTCCTCTCTTACATCATTAAGAAGGTCAAGGAGAGAAAAGAGGTACTATACCTGTGCTGTAATAAACTCAAGATATTTGCCATGCCAATCCAAAATATTAGAAAGATCCTGAATGTGGTACAACTAAAGTCCATCCAGAATGTGGAAGTGAATTGCACCTGGAAATTGTCCACCCTGGGGAGGTTTGCTCCTTACCTGGGCCAGATGGTTAATCTGCACAGCCTCTTCCTCTCCCACATCCACAAGTCTTCTGAGATGTCTCTAGAGAAGCAGAAGCAGTATATCAACCAGTTCACCTCTCAGTTCTTCCATCTCCATCATCTCCGGGTGCTCCACTTGGACTCTGTCTCCTTTCTGAAAGGTCGCTTGGACCAGGTGCTCAG GTGTCTGAATACCCCCTTGGAGATCCTCTCCATCACTAATTGCCTGCTTTTAGAATCAGACCTGATGCATCTGTCTCTGTGCCCAATGGTCAGCCAGCTGACGAGTCTGAGTCTGAGTGGAGTCAGCCTGACCAACCTAAGTCCTGGGCCGCTCAAGGTTCTCCTAGAGACAGTCTCGGCCACCCTCCAGCTTCTGGATTTAGATGAGTGTGGAATTATGGATTCCCAATTCACTGTTCTCTTTCCTGCCCTGGGCCGCTGCTCCCAACTAACTGTCCTCAGCTTCTCTGGAAACCCTATCTCTTTAGCTGTCCTGGAGAACCTGCTGACGCTTGCCGTCGGGCTGAGCAAGTTAAGCCATGTGCAATATCCTGCCCCTCTGGAGAGCTACGATGACACTGATGGGACTCCTCACCCAGGAAGACTTGCCCAGCTCCATGCCAGGTTGAGGCAGATGCTGCAGGAGGCAGGGCGGCCCAGCATGATCTGGTCAAGGGCCAATGCCTGTCCTCGTTGTGGCGACAGGATCTTTTATGACCCGGGACCTCTCTTATGTCCCTGTTGTATGCCTGTCTAG